A window of the Dunckerocampus dactyliophorus isolate RoL2022-P2 chromosome 19, RoL_Ddac_1.1, whole genome shotgun sequence genome harbors these coding sequences:
- the scml4 gene encoding sex comb on midleg-like protein 4 isoform X1: MLSCINCRMSGLSEAPEMQTPALGARFPVVGPRGKVTGRKRGRPPTRKMDFQDLYVASLSALKMPKKRGRKPGFKLKPRMETSPLASSPPSSTPEPELGSLPRDAAIVPHSAKPQVLTETSVPDDFLCEPSLDPVRYKSALAAMASQYNLNHAYGGGMTPMGLCRPAYSPERFQEGNRNGDLFTFTIIGITRNEDTNAYDDMRVRVQVCGSVHSATAEAGEPTHPAVKDPSSWGVDEVVWFIKDADPQALGPHAETFRKHEIDGDALLLLKSEMMMKYLGLKLGPALKLCYHIDRLKQNRV, encoded by the exons atgctgagcTGCATCAACT GTCGGATGAGCGGCTTGTCAGAAGCTCCAGAGATGCAGACTCCAGCTCTCGGCGCCCGGTTCCCGGTGGTGGGGCCCCGGGGCAAGGTGACCGGCAGGAAGAGGGGGCGGCCCCCGACCCGGAAGATGGACTTTCAAGACCTCTACGTGGCGTCTCTGTCGGCCCTCAAGATGCCCAAGAAGAGAGGAAGGAAGCCCGGCTTTAAG cTGAAGCCCAGGATGGAGACGTCCCCCCTAGCTAGCTCACCTCCCAGCAGCACACCAGAACCAGAGCTGGGCTCCCTCCCCCGGGACGCCGCCATCGTGCCCCACTCTGCAAAGCCACAGGTCCTGACAG AAACATCAGTCCCTGATGACTTCCTGTGTGAGCCCTCGTTGGACCCCGTGCGCTACAAGTCCGCTTTGGCTGCGATGGCATCACAATACAACCTAAACCATGCTTACGGGGGCGGGATGACACCTATGGGACTGTGCAGGCCAGCGTACAGCCCTGAGAGATTCCAAGAGGGAAACCGGAATGGTGACTTGTTTACTTTCACCATTATTGGAATTACTAGAAATGAAGACACAAACGCGTATGACGACATGCGCGTGCGTGTGCAAGTGTGTGGTTCAGTTCACAGTGCGACGGCTGAGGCGGGAGAGCCCACACATCCTGCAGTGAAGGACCCGTCCAGCTGGGGCGTGGACGAGGTGGTCTGGTTTATCAAAGACGCGGACCCTCAGGCTCTAGGACCTCACGCTGAGACCTTCAGAAAACAC GAGATCGATGGCGATGCCTTGCTGCTGCTGAAGAGTGAGATGATGATGAAGTATCTCGGACTGAAGCTGGGCCCGGCGCTCAAACTGTGTTACCACATAGACAGGCTCAAACAGAACCGCGTGTGA
- the sec63 gene encoding translocation protein SEC63 homolog — translation MAGQQFQYDDSGNTFFYFLTSFVGLIVIPATYYLWPRDQNAEQLRLKSLRRVHGRCLWYRLRLMKSQQSIVPTLKKAALLFGWAVFLLLAYKVSKLDREYQEYNPYEVLNLDPGSSLSEIKKQYRVLSLKYHPDRGGDEATFMRIAKAYAALTNEQSRKNWEMYGNPDGPGATSFGIALPAWIVDQKNSMLVLLVYGLAFMVILPVVVGTWWYRSIRYSGDQILINTTQLFMHFMYKTPNMNMKRLAMVLTAAFEFDPRSNKEATIRPTDNIEVPQLIRELGNINVKKKEPPFCYPYSLKARVLVLSHLARMDVSEELEEDQRFVVRKTPALLQEMINVGCQLTMMANSRGGFHAPRLVTIENCMKLTQMIVQGLQESKSPLLQLPHFEEEHLRYCISKKYKVRSLQDLVSLKDSDRRSMLRFLGEEKYDEVMAVLGSFPHITMDTKLQVLDDEDSNNITAGSIVTVTVTLSRKRMAEVFEKEQESTPCPGEDPAPAEEAQGDPNKAKTKVWQSKNKGTKKMAKSKKKKLTKKKATPAPTKSKQANGSVAGNEALSTAKEDEEEVSDKGSESDEGETNKDSPSERDEDSDKQSDTEVDEMAGDDEEEWEALQQSIQRRERALLETKSKVTHPAYSLYFPEEKQEWWWLYIADRRDQTLVSMPYHVCTLKDTEEVELKFPAPSKTGNYQYSVILRSDSYMGLDQIKSLKLEVHEAKAMLDNHPQWDIPDTEEEDEEQEDSDGIEESEDDDDDDDND, via the exons ATGGCCGGCCAACAGTTCCAGTACGATGACAGCGGGAATACGTTTTTCTATTTCCTCACCTCCTTCGTGGGACTAATTGTGATCCCGGCCACCTATTACCTCTGGCCCCGGGATCAGAATGCTG AACAATTGCGTCTGAAGAGCCTGCGAAGGGTCCATGGCAGGTGCCTGTGGTACCGCCTCAGGCTGATGAAGTCCCAGCAGAGCATCGTCCCAACCTTAAA GAAAGCTGCCTTGTTATTTGGCTGGGCTGTGTTCCTGCTGCTGGCATACAAGGTGTCCAAGCTGGACAGGGAGTACCAGGAGTATAATCCTTATGAAGTCCTCAACCTGGACCCG GGGTCATCCCTGTCTGAAATCAAGAAGCAATACCGTGTGCTGTCACTCAAATACCATCCAGACAGAGGCGGCGACGAGGCCACCTTCATGAGAATCGCCAAAGCCTACGCTGC TCTCACGAACGAGCAATCACGGAAGAACTGGGAAATGTACGGCAACCCGGATGGCCCAGGAG CAACCAGCTTCGGCATTGCCCTGCCTGCCTGGATAGTGGATCAGAAGAACTCAATGCTG GTGTTGTTAGTCTACGGTCTGGCCTTCATGGTCATCCTGCCTGTTGTTGTG GGTACGTGGTGGTACCGCTCCATCCGATACAGCGGAGACCAAATCCTCATCAACACCACCCAACTCTTCATGCACTTCATGTACAAGACGCCCAACATGAACATGAAGC GATTAGCTATGGTGTTGACGGCAGCGTTTGAGTTTGACCCTCGCAGCAATAAGGAAGCCACCATACGACCGACAGACAACATCGAAGTGCCACAG TTGATTCGAGAGCTTGGAAACATCAACGTGAAGAAGAAAGAGCCTCCCTTCTGCTACCCGTACAGTCTGAAGGCCAGAGTGTTGGTGCTCTCGCACCTGGCACGCATGGACGTGTCTGAGGAGTTGGAGGAAG aTCAGAGGTTTGTGGTGAGGAAGACTCCTGCTCTCCTCCAGGAGATGATCAATGTGGGCTGTCAGCTGACCATGATGGCCAATAGCAGAGGAG GTTTCCACGCTCCTCGTCTGGTCACCATCGAGAACTGCATGAAGCTGACGCAGATGATCGTGCAAGGCCTGCAGGAGTCCAAGTCGCCTCTGCTGCAGCTGCCGCACTTTGAGGAGGAGCATCTCCGATACTGCATCTCCAAGAAG TACAAAGTCCGGAGCCTGCAGGACCTGGTGAGTCTCAAAGACTCCGACAGACGTAGCATGCTGCGCTTCCTGGGGGAGGAGAAGTACGACGAGGTCATGGCAGTGCTGGGCAGCTTCCCTCACATCACCATGGATACCAAACTACAAG TCCTCGATGATGAAGACAGCAATAACATCACAGCGGGCTCCATCGTCACGGTTACGGTCACCTTATCCAGAAAAAGAATGGCG GAGGTGTTTGAAAAAGAGCAGGAGTCCACGCCTTGTCCAGGAGAGGACCCCGCCCCTGCAGAAGAAGCA CAGGGCGACCCgaataaagccaaaacaaaAGTATGGCAGAGCAAGAATAAAGGCACCAAGAAGATGGCCAAGTCCAAGAAGAAAAAGCTAACAAAGAAGAAAGCCACACCGGCGCCCACGAAAAGCAAGCAGGCCAACGGCAGCGTGGCAGGAAAC GAGGCGCTGTCCACGGCCAAGGAGGACGAAGAGGAGGTCTCGGACAAAGGCAGCGAGTCGGACGAGGGCGAGACCAACAAAGACTCCCCCAGCGAGAGGGACGAGGACAGTGACAAGCAGAGTGACACGGAGGTGGACGAGATGGCCGGTGACGATGAGGAG GAGTGGGAGGCGCTGCAGCAAAGCATCCAGAGGCGAGAGCGCGCCCTGCTGGAGACCAAGTCCAAGGTGACGCATCCCGCCTACAGCCTCTACTTCCCTGAGGAGAAGCAGGAGTGGTGGTGGCTCTACATCGCAGACCGGAGGGACCAGACCCTGGTGTCCATGCCCTACCACGTCTGCACGCTCAAGGACACAGAAGAG GTGGAGCTCAAGTTTCCAGCACCTTCCAAGACGGGCAACTACCAATACTCTGTCATCCTGCGCTCCGACTCATACATGGGACTGGACCAGATCAAATCTCTCAAG ttGGAGGTGCACGAGGCCAAGGCCATGTTGGACAACCATCCTCAGTGGGACATCCCTGAcacagaggaggaggacgaggagcaGGAGGACAGCGATGGCATCGAGGAGAGcgaagatgatgatgacgacgatgacAATGACTGA
- the scml4 gene encoding sex comb on midleg-like protein 4 isoform X3 — MLSCINCRMSGLSEAPEMQTPALGARFPVVGPRGKVTGRKRGRPPTRKMDFQDLYVASLSALKMPKKRGRKPGFKLKPRMETSPLASSPPSSTPEPELGSLPRDAAIVPHSAKPQVLTETSVPDDFLCEPSLDPVRYKSALAAMASQYNLNHAYGGGMTPMGLCRPAYSPERFQEGNRNVHSATAEAGEPTHPAVKDPSSWGVDEVVWFIKDADPQALGPHAETFRKHEIDGDALLLLKSEMMMKYLGLKLGPALKLCYHIDRLKQNRV, encoded by the exons atgctgagcTGCATCAACT GTCGGATGAGCGGCTTGTCAGAAGCTCCAGAGATGCAGACTCCAGCTCTCGGCGCCCGGTTCCCGGTGGTGGGGCCCCGGGGCAAGGTGACCGGCAGGAAGAGGGGGCGGCCCCCGACCCGGAAGATGGACTTTCAAGACCTCTACGTGGCGTCTCTGTCGGCCCTCAAGATGCCCAAGAAGAGAGGAAGGAAGCCCGGCTTTAAG cTGAAGCCCAGGATGGAGACGTCCCCCCTAGCTAGCTCACCTCCCAGCAGCACACCAGAACCAGAGCTGGGCTCCCTCCCCCGGGACGCCGCCATCGTGCCCCACTCTGCAAAGCCACAGGTCCTGACAG AAACATCAGTCCCTGATGACTTCCTGTGTGAGCCCTCGTTGGACCCCGTGCGCTACAAGTCCGCTTTGGCTGCGATGGCATCACAATACAACCTAAACCATGCTTACGGGGGCGGGATGACACCTATGGGACTGTGCAGGCCAGCGTACAGCCCTGAGAGATTCCAAGAGGGAAACCGGAATG TTCACAGTGCGACGGCTGAGGCGGGAGAGCCCACACATCCTGCAGTGAAGGACCCGTCCAGCTGGGGCGTGGACGAGGTGGTCTGGTTTATCAAAGACGCGGACCCTCAGGCTCTAGGACCTCACGCTGAGACCTTCAGAAAACAC GAGATCGATGGCGATGCCTTGCTGCTGCTGAAGAGTGAGATGATGATGAAGTATCTCGGACTGAAGCTGGGCCCGGCGCTCAAACTGTGTTACCACATAGACAGGCTCAAACAGAACCGCGTGTGA
- the scml4 gene encoding sex comb on midleg-like protein 4 isoform X2 gives MSGLSEAPEMQTPALGARFPVVGPRGKVTGRKRGRPPTRKMDFQDLYVASLSALKMPKKRGRKPGFKLKPRMETSPLASSPPSSTPEPELGSLPRDAAIVPHSAKPQVLTETSVPDDFLCEPSLDPVRYKSALAAMASQYNLNHAYGGGMTPMGLCRPAYSPERFQEGNRNGDLFTFTIIGITRNEDTNAYDDMRVRVQVCGSVHSATAEAGEPTHPAVKDPSSWGVDEVVWFIKDADPQALGPHAETFRKHEIDGDALLLLKSEMMMKYLGLKLGPALKLCYHIDRLKQNRV, from the exons ATGAGCGGCTTGTCAGAAGCTCCAGAGATGCAGACTCCAGCTCTCGGCGCCCGGTTCCCGGTGGTGGGGCCCCGGGGCAAGGTGACCGGCAGGAAGAGGGGGCGGCCCCCGACCCGGAAGATGGACTTTCAAGACCTCTACGTGGCGTCTCTGTCGGCCCTCAAGATGCCCAAGAAGAGAGGAAGGAAGCCCGGCTTTAAG cTGAAGCCCAGGATGGAGACGTCCCCCCTAGCTAGCTCACCTCCCAGCAGCACACCAGAACCAGAGCTGGGCTCCCTCCCCCGGGACGCCGCCATCGTGCCCCACTCTGCAAAGCCACAGGTCCTGACAG AAACATCAGTCCCTGATGACTTCCTGTGTGAGCCCTCGTTGGACCCCGTGCGCTACAAGTCCGCTTTGGCTGCGATGGCATCACAATACAACCTAAACCATGCTTACGGGGGCGGGATGACACCTATGGGACTGTGCAGGCCAGCGTACAGCCCTGAGAGATTCCAAGAGGGAAACCGGAATGGTGACTTGTTTACTTTCACCATTATTGGAATTACTAGAAATGAAGACACAAACGCGTATGACGACATGCGCGTGCGTGTGCAAGTGTGTGGTTCAGTTCACAGTGCGACGGCTGAGGCGGGAGAGCCCACACATCCTGCAGTGAAGGACCCGTCCAGCTGGGGCGTGGACGAGGTGGTCTGGTTTATCAAAGACGCGGACCCTCAGGCTCTAGGACCTCACGCTGAGACCTTCAGAAAACAC GAGATCGATGGCGATGCCTTGCTGCTGCTGAAGAGTGAGATGATGATGAAGTATCTCGGACTGAAGCTGGGCCCGGCGCTCAAACTGTGTTACCACATAGACAGGCTCAAACAGAACCGCGTGTGA